aatttcaaataaatgtcGGCAAAATGCAATTCAAACAGCCATGGAATAAGATTATGTAAACCTGGGAACCTTCTAAAGTGAAGAGTGTAGTCCCAGTTAATACGTACAAAATTGACGTCCTTCGAAAACATTTTCTGAAGTCCTTTTATGTCCGCCGTCGTGATAACATTTGGAGCTTTGTTGACTAAATCGTGATAGTCGGACGACTTCCCTGTTAGTATGGACGAGTTGTATCTCCAGTCAAAAGTATTTGGAATTAGATAATCTGTCAAATTACTTGATCGTGTATATTGTATGAGGAAATGTTTACGTAATATCACGGAAATGACGTAGGCACTAAACATGCCCGACATCCGGTCCGACCACCCTCCACAGTAGCCCAGATGTTGGTCGTCACAATTATAAACGAGATAGCCTTTCAGTACCGACGCCTCTACAAATACACGGTCCATTGCATCATATATTTCTGAGACATTTACCACTGCGGTGTCATTTTGTTGGTCTGGTGCAGTAGTAGGTTGGCTTTCTTTCTCATAATTGAAACTATTCAATAGCAGGAAAACTACCATACATACGCATGCTCtggtaatgtaaacaacctTCAGTCTCtgtaaatggaaaaaaaatgttgatgtgCAGAATAATAAAGTGACACAGTGATTATTATGTTGATCGACTCAAATTTTCAGAGAAAATATAACGTAGTAGTGAGAATGTTTAGAATTTTGGTTTCTATTTGGCGAATTTCTGTAGCTTTACTTTACTGTCCACAGGAAATACACCAATATCTTTGATAAGTTCGACGACACGATCTTCCATACTAACGCGAATAAATTGTTCCCTACTTTTGGTTGACATGTTGATCTAGTCAAAAACAGAGTTAAATATCATGCTCAAAATCCTTATGCAGTCATTGTGACCTATACAATTTCAAGTTTGGAAGAACATTGTCCATTATTACTCTATTACTTCTTTGCCAGAAACTGCACAATCATTTTTACTCCCATATAAGTTCTGTGAACTTAAGCAAaactattttcattttttaccCAGTGACTGGATAGGATAAAACATATGCCtcgcattttgcatttacctacCCCAAGGTGAATTGTTTATATCACACACAGATATTGCATCAAATAAGTCTTCATTGTGAACACCTGGCACCTTATCCCAGATTTGTTTGTAATAGCAGATGAGAAATTACAACAATGACATGGTGATAAGAACTCAATAGGTTTTGATTTTTATCAACTAAACTATCTGATCGCTACAACGTTGATTGTTAGCAACTAAACTATGTGATCGGTACAACGTTCATTTTGATCAACTAAACTATGTGATCGGTACAACgttcatttttatcaattaaactaTCTGATCGCTACAACAttgatttttatcaattaaactaTCTGATCACTACAACGttgatttttatcaattaaactaTCTGATCGCTACAACGTTGATTTTTATCTAATAAACCATCTGATCACTACAACGttgatttttatcaattaaactaTCTGATCGCTACAACGTTGATTTTTAGCAACTAAACTATGTGATCGGTACAACGTTCATTTTGATCAACTAAACTATGTGATCGGTACAACgttcatttttatcaattaaactaTCTGATCGCTACAACGTTGATTTTTAGCAACTAAACTATGTGATCGGTACAACGTTCATTTTGGTCAATTAAACTATCTGATCACTACAACGttgatttttatcaattaaactaTCTGATCGCTACAACGTTGATTTTTATCAACTAATTTATCTGATCCCTACAACGGTGATTTTAATCAACTAAACTATCTGATCGCTACAACGttgatttttatcaattaaactaTCTGATCGCTACAACGTTgatttatatcaactaatttATCTGATCCCTACAACGGTGATTTTAATCAACTAAACTATGTGATCGGTACAACGTTCATTTTTATCTAATAAACCATCTGATCGCTACAACGTTGAGTTTTTTCACCAATTAAACTATCTGATCACTACGACGTTGATTTTTATCTAATAAACTATCTGATCGCTACGACGTTgatttatatcaactaatttATCTGATCCCTACAACGGTGATTTTAATCAACTAAACTATGTGATCGCTACAACGTTGATTTTTATCTAATAAACCATCTGATCGCTACAACGttgatttttatcaattaaactaTCTGATCGCTACAACGTTgatttatatcaactaatttATCTGATCCCTACAACGGTGATTTTAATCAACTAAACTATGTGATCGGTACAACgttcatttttatcaattaaactaTCTGATCACTACAACAttgatttttatcaattaaactaTCTGATCGCTACAACGttgatttttatcaattaaactaTCTGATCGCTACAACGttgatttttatcaattaaactaTCTGATCGCTACAACGTTGATTTTTATCAACTAAACTATGTGATCGGTACAACGttgatttttatcaattaaactaTCTGATCACTGCAACGGTGATTTTAATCAACTAAACTATGTGATCGGTACAACGttgatttttatcaattaaactaTCTGATCACTGCAACGGTGATTTTAATCAACTAAACTATGTGATCGGTACAACgttcatttttatcaaataaaccATCTGATCACTACAACGTTGATTTTTATCTAATAAACTATCTGATCGCTACAACGttgatttttatcaattaaactaTCTGATCGCTACGACGTTgatttatatcaactaatttATCTGATCCCTACAACGGTGATTTTAATCAACTAAACTATGTGATCGGTACAACgttcatttttatcaattaaactaTCTGATCACTACAACGttgatttttatcaaataaactATCTGATCGCTACAACATTGATTTTTATCAACTTAACCATCTGATTGCTAtaactttgatattttcatacatGAGTTCTATTATGCTAATATATTCAAGTGCCATCTTTGAATTTGTATAAACGTACTGTTTCATTATAAATACGTACCATGTTCGGTACTTAGTCTGAAATCACAAGCAGGGATGTGGAGATGTCTTCGGTTCCACCTTGTATACCAAGATAAAAAGGGCACTGGTGTTTACCGATCTGAACGACGACTGAACATGACTTATGTAATTGTGCGGCTTTGAAGGATTGTCATTctatttacaatatacatacttAGTCTTACTAAGCTGTTACCGAACTCCGATCCAAATCCCTGGAATTAATTGAAGTATCGTTGTCACGTCGGGGTTGTATGATGGATTTGTGAGTAGTAGTAAAGTGGGGTTGTCACTGCCCCTTCATACCCCAGCCCCTCCAAAACCCACGGGAAACCATTTTCCGCCACCCCAAACCTACATGAAGGCATTTCCTGCCACCCCAACGGCCTCACCCAGCATTTCTATAAAAGTACGGCAAAGCTCTGCAGAGAGAAAAAAAGTACGGGAAAGTGTAGCCCTGACCGATTTAAATATCCAGGTGATTTGTCTGTTTGAAATGTAGAGTAATCAAGGATTAGATTAACCTCGCTCAAAAGTATCATTATCCTACCGACAATAATATATTCTCGATTAACACATATTACAACAATACAAAGGTCACATTTAACTGAATGGATCTATTTCATCACGAATCGTAGGGCTTCCCTTTTACATCTAGTCACTGTTCACACTTTACGGCATTTGCTTAACGCAGTCTGTAATTTTCAAGTTATATGGCAAATTAAATTCATACTTAACAAATAACGAAAACATCATATAGGCTTCagcaatttaaaaaaacaaataaaaatgtatatattgttatttattttttcttacgATACTTTAG
This genomic stretch from Pecten maximus chromosome 16, xPecMax1.1, whole genome shotgun sequence harbors:
- the LOC117314752 gene encoding uncharacterized protein LOC117314752, giving the protein MRLKVVYITRACVCMVVFLLLNSFNYEKESQPTTAPDQQNDTAVVNVSEIYDAMDRVFVEASVLKGYLVYNCDDQHLGYCGGWSDRMSGMFSAYVISVILRKHFLIQYTRSSNLTDYLIPNTFDWRYNSSILTGKSSDYHDLVNKAPNVITTADIKGLQKMFSKDVNFVRINWDYTLHFRRFPGLHNLIPWLFELHFADIYLKFFHTLFKPTKIISETVNKVVQHVPKLACAHIRMGGSETIIGDNKQTDERQLKYIWNLLMTMKNESYHIFLATDAEYVRDRAKALFKHILEADGRILHVDWGAKGEGLVGGYRKVVVDFLVLTKCDVLVLTKSGFGIMSSYLNTKVSDQYCLTIHGVVVPCSRYNVHSYFPGDILSPI